One Zymoseptoria tritici IPO323 chromosome 5, whole genome shotgun sequence genomic window, CAGTGTCCTGCTGACTTATCTGTTCCGTGACAATGAGGCCTGGTAAGGTACCTCGCAGATGCCTTGCCAGCGTACCTGCGCATCTTATGAAGGTGGTCCCGTGAAGCAGCCCACTTCCATTACTGCTTAAGTACCCACGTTCTTCTAGCCCGGACCATAGCCTCACCACCGAGATCACACCATCCATCCTCCTTCCCTCTACATCATAATCCTCCCCCGACTCCCAAAAGCCAGAGCAATCCATCCTCCCATCAAACACATCCCTCCCAACGGCGTGACCGGACCAAGAGACTTGAACGTCTGTCCATCCAGAACGAGAAGATAGATCGAGCCAGAAAACATCGTAATCCCGGCTGTGAACAAGCTCTTGGCCCAGACGTTCTTTGGAGCAGCGTGTTCGGCTACGAGTAGGGCGATGGAGTGGACGAGCTGGGAGGGGAAGTCAGCTTACGTTCATTGCAGACCTTTCGGCAGGGAGCCTTGAGGTCATATAGACACGACCGATCCAATGGAGATGTCGTGGATGTTTATCGTACCTGGTAATGCGCCGCCGTCTGAAATGAAGCGATCTTCGCCGGCTCCAGGCCGCGATTCTTCAAGCCATGAGCTCCGAAAGCTCCGATGCCGACTGATGAGGCAGCGGACAGGGCGCCGACGAGCCAGAATGGTGAGTTCATCGTATCTTGTTGATGTCCGCTTGCGAATAGTCTCTCGTGGTTCTCACGTATCAAGACGATCTGAATGTGATGAGTTTTGACGAGATTCCTCCAGAGTTTGGTGTACTGGTAATGTGAGGTGAGCCGGTACGAGCTATACGAACCGCAGGTCTTCAGTCCAGAAAGGTCGACGGCCATTTCTCGGAATCATCAACGACAGCACAACGAGCGGCACATTAGACAAGGGCGTTGCACGGCGGAATCTGATACGCAGAATGGTGTACTGAACGAAGGTTTGGCATTGGTTCAACAGCTAGTAATGTTTGCGAAGGACATGCTTTTCGATTCGTGACAGGTAGCCACCGCGCTTGCTTGGTATCGTAGATGCAAACCACCTCCCCGGCAGAATGCAAATGCATCGAAACTCTCATGAACAGCAGCTTTCATGACCGACGAGACGTCTCGTCCCTGTCGCACGTGACTTTAATGATATGTCGCCTTTCACTCCCAAACGCTGCATCAGAACACCTCGCGGGCCGTGGCTGTCGTTGGTCTGTTGCGAGCTCGCTCAGAAGTCCCAGTCCTCGTCGACTGACTCTATAGCCCAATTGAACTTGGCCCTGTCGTGTACAAGTCAGCTGAGGTCCAGGCAATGAGGATCCGATGCAGAGTAAGACCTGCTGGCGTTCCCGTGGAAAAGCGCGGGTCACTGCAGGTCTTACACACTGTAGTACTCACCTAAGTGtcttggagaagaagcgctCGATGGGCACGTCGAACTTCTTGCTGAAGACAACTGTGAGGCGAGGGTCGATGTAGTTCTGGGGTCTCTGTTAGCAAAAGTCTTCTCCTGCAACAAGACAAACACGATACTCACGATCTTCGACGTCCCCAGCGCGACCTCCTTGTTGTTGTCACGATCTTCCGCCTGCAATCTCATCGTCGCGATGCGAGCGTCAAGCTTCTCGAGATCTTTCTCGTACTTGTCCACGGTAGCACTCTTGCCCTCAGCCTCGACTTTGCCCTTCTTGAGCTCCTGCTTGAGCTTGCTCTCAAGTTCTTCAACAACGACCATACGTTGCTCGAGCTCCTTGGCCTTCAGCGGCTTCTCGCCCTCAGCCTCGAGCTTCTCGTTCTCCTTGTCGAACTTCTTCTGCACCTTTGTTCgcagctcctccaccagGGCCTCGTGGTGCTTCACCTGCCAGTCCTTGTCAAGACCTTCGGGAAGCGCAAAGTAAgcctcgcccttcttcttcttcatcttcgggTCGAGATCGATCATCATGTGCTTGATGCGGTACTGCTGGTAGCGCAGGCCATTGATCTtgtcctccatcttctccatctgGCCCTCGTGACCGGCAGCCACAGTGCGCTTGTGGTTACAGAGGATGGCCACCATTCGATTGGCGTCGTTGTACGCTTTGACCTTGTCCATAATGTTTCCTTCAGCTTTCAGCTCACGCAGGAGCGTGGCCATCGTGTACGAAGCGTTGTAAGTTCGGAAGACCTTGGCGGTCAAGCCAGGCATATAATTGGACAGATGCTTGTTGAGTGACGATGTAGTGAGCCGGTCGAAGATCTCGTCACCTTCTTTCTTTGGACTCCGCTTGAAGATCTTGAGGTTCTTGAAGACTTGCGGGtcgacctcgacttcgttGTAGAAGCGGATGGAATCCTTTCCGAGGAAGTCGAAGATGACCTTGTTGGGCGGGCTGAGTGAGATGTTCTCAAACTTCAGCGAGCAGCAACCGACTGTGTCGGCTTCATCGTCGCTCTTCTCATTGCCGGCACGAAGGGCGAATCTGTCGATGAGGTAGACAGCGGTGGCGCGTTGCCGTTCAGCCATGACCTCTGACTTCAACTCCTTTTCGTAATCCTTGCGGATCTTGTCGATATGCTTCTTCAGCTCGCGAGCCTTCTCGAATTTCTTGAAATCGCTCATGCCCTTAATGTCGGAATTGGCAGCCAACATAACGTATTTGTACGCATTGTTGATGTTCTCCTGCCACATAGCCAACCACGTACCCTCGCCATCGTGCTTGACCTCTTTCCACTTGTGACCTTCCGGCGGCTTAGGTACCATCGCATCTTTGCCGATGTTGATGGTAACCTGCTCTGGCAGAACACGCTTCTTCCACTTGCCAGTCTTGGGGTGTTCACCACGGCCGCGGAAGAGACCAGGCGGCTCAACGCGGAAGTTGCCCACCTTCTGTTTACGACCATCCCACAAGCAGTACTGGTAGGGCGCTTCGATCGCGTCCTTCTCAGCCTTGAGTGCCTTCTTCTCGGCACCGGACAAAGCCTTCTTCGCGGTGCGTTCGGCGTCGACGTGGTTAAAGATTGGCGTGAAGTCGCACTTCTCAAACTTGGTGATCTTGACAGTATTGCCGCTCTCGTCCTTTGCTCCGCCAGTCTTGTCCAGCATTTCCTTAAAGTCGTGGAGGAAGTTCTTCTGGAATGTTGGATTCTCCGTGTTGTGTGTCGACATCAACATAGCGCCGAAAGCATATGCAATCTCCTCCGCATCCTTGTGCATGCTGACGGGCTTCCCGTCGTATAGCATTTTGACATTCTTCGGAAGAGGCGTGTACTCTGGTGGGAAGATCACGCCGTTGTGCTCGAGTGTTGTCCACTTGGTAGTGTCATCGCCATTGCCCATGTCTTCCCACCACCTGTAcggttcctcttcttcttcgccatcctcctcctcggcagactcctccttcttcaccttGCCTTTCTTGGCAGGTGTGCTGGCCTGCTTCTTGACAGCTGCCTTCTTTGCAGgagccttcttcgctgcAGCTTTCTTGGCCAGCGGCGCATCGTCCGAGTCGGATTCGTCCTTCactttcttcgccttctttgTACCATTGGCCGGAGCTTTGGTTGCAgggttcttcttcttcgcgagGGGAacgtcatcttcatcatcgctcGAGGccttcttccgcttcgcGTCGGCAGAACGTATCGCTTTGGCTTCCTTCTCGGCATTCTTCTCAATCGCTTCCTTCGCCTTTTCAAGTGTCTTTGCCATGGGCTGGCCTGCTCCCTTTCCACCAATTTGTGCTGCAGTCGCTTTGATCGGTTGCTTCGTCACCTTTGCTAGTGGTTCGTCGTCCGAATCGTCCGCGATTGCCTTGCTCGTTTTGCGTTTCTTGGAGATTGGTACATCGGAGTCCGAGTCGGAGGGGTCTTTGTAGCTTTTGCGGTTCGCGAGTGAGGTTTTCCGCTTGTTGCCATTGCCGTTAGTCGTAGGCTTGTCGATGTCCATACTTCCCACTGGACCGTTCGCGAGACTGGCACCAGAGTGGACCATTTTGCCAGAGGTGTTGGCCATGTCGTTGTTCGTGACAGCGGCTTTGGACTTGGCTGGAGGATGGTCAGTCATGGTGGTAGACATGGTTGTTGGTTGATGAAGGATGAATAGTTGTGATCGCTAAGGAAGGGCAAAGGCAGACAGGCATGACATGTGCAATACAGTGACATGTGCTTGTGAAGGATAGCTGTCcgtgcaaattcgtccatGTCCCTCCTTGACAGGTGAAAGTGATGCGCGCGGAGGGATAGACTCACCCACGAGCGGCCGATCGTCTTCTGAGTCGGACATGTTGTAGATTCGCGATCAAAGGAGTGTTTGAGAGTGTATGGAGCGTGTCCGGAACCCAGGCAAGATATCGTGGTCGAGTCCAGTTCGACGCGTCTTCTGAATGGAAGTGACGATGTAGGCGTGTTCGACGCGGAGTGCGATCACTTTTTGAACTTCTTGATGGCCGTGAGTGATGGATGAAAGATCACACAGGAAGAAAAGAGCACACAGTGACCGGCCGGTGAAGCTCGTGGAAGGAAACAATAAGAAGCAATGGAGCCCCATCGGATTGCTCCCATGGTTCACTTTTAGCATATGCCTGAGGCAGATACTCTCTGGAGCAAACTGAAACGCACGGACTTTCTCGGAAGGAGCCGCCGAGGAGCGACTTCATCGTGTCGAGCTCTGTCGGCTGTGTGTTGAGCGCGAATAGTTCGTagaccatcaccac contains:
- a CDS encoding DNA topoisomerase 1 — its product is MANTSGKMVHSGASLANGPVGSMDIDKPTTNGNGNKRKTSLANRKSYKDPSDSDSDVPISKKRKTSKAIADDSDDEPLAKVTKQPIKATAAQIGGKGAGQPMAKTLEKAKEAIEKNAEKEAKAIRSADAKRKKASSDDEDDVPLAKKKNPATKAPANGTKKAKKVKDESDSDDAPLAKKAAAKKAPAKKAAVKKQASTPAKKGKVKKEESAEEEDGEEEEEPYRWWEDMGNGDDTTKWTTLEHNGVIFPPEYTPLPKNVKMLYDGKPVSMHKDAEEIAYAFGAMLMSTHNTENPTFQKNFLHDFKEMLDKTGGAKDESGNTVKITKFEKCDFTPIFNHVDAERTAKKALSGAEKKALKAEKDAIEAPYQYCLWDGRKQKVGNFRVEPPGLFRGRGEHPKTGKWKKRVLPEQVTINIGKDAMVPKPPEGHKWKEVKHDGEGTWLAMWQENINNAYKYVMLAANSDIKGMSDFKKFEKARELKKHIDKIRKDYEKELKSEVMAERQRATAVYLIDRFALRAGNEKSDDEADTVGCCSLKFENISLSPPNKVIFDFLGKDSIRFYNEVEVDPQVFKNLKIFKRSPKKEGDEIFDRLTTSSLNKHLSNYMPGLTAKVFRTYNASYTMATLLRELKAEGNIMDKVKAYNDANRMVAILCNHKRTVAAGHEGQMEKMEDKINGLRYQQYRIKHMMIDLDPKMKKKKGEAYFALPEGLDKDWQVKHHEALVEELRTKVQKKFDKENEKLEAEGEKPLKAKELEQRMVVVEELESKLKQELKKGKVEAEGKSATVDKYEKDLEKLDARIATMRLQAEDRDNNKEVALGTSKINYIDPRLTVVFSKKFDVPIERFFSKTLRAKFNWAIESVDEDWDF